In Candidatus Baltobacteraceae bacterium, the following proteins share a genomic window:
- a CDS encoding metal-dependent transcriptional regulator codes for MSGHSHFAESTEEYLEGVYRLEREGPGVTTSGLASELGVAPASVSGMLKKLASEGYLEQVTRGEVRLTRKGLEVAVRVLRRHRLAERLLTDVLGMSWDEVHAEACMLEHAISDKVEARLVEILGDPQVCPHGHPIPPKDLSDPIRTGLPLAQLDEGSRAVVQGVTDEVPEILRYLGEMGLRPGAKVRIHGKAPLGGPITVEIGKASHAISLELARMVMVTGSES; via the coding sequence ATGTCCGGCCATAGTCATTTTGCGGAGTCGACCGAGGAGTATCTCGAGGGCGTCTACCGGCTCGAACGCGAGGGTCCGGGCGTTACGACCTCGGGGCTCGCGTCCGAATTGGGCGTCGCGCCGGCTTCGGTTTCGGGCATGCTCAAGAAGCTTGCAAGCGAGGGCTACCTCGAACAGGTTACACGCGGTGAAGTGCGCCTCACGCGCAAGGGCCTCGAGGTCGCGGTCCGCGTGCTGCGCCGGCACCGGCTCGCCGAACGTCTGCTGACCGACGTGCTCGGGATGTCGTGGGACGAGGTGCACGCCGAGGCTTGCATGCTCGAGCACGCAATCTCCGACAAAGTCGAAGCCCGGCTCGTCGAGATCCTCGGCGATCCGCAAGTGTGCCCGCACGGGCACCCGATTCCGCCGAAAGATTTGAGCGACCCGATTCGGACCGGGCTTCCGCTCGCGCAACTCGACGAAGGTTCGCGCGCCGTCGTGCAAGGCGTGACCGACGAAGTGCCGGAGATTCTGCGCTACCTCGGCGAGATGGGATTGCGTCCCGGCGCCAAAGTCCGGATTCACGGGAAGGCACCGCTCGGAGGCCCGATCACCGTCGAGATCGGAAAAGCCTCGCACGCGATCTCGCTCGAACTCGCGCGCATGGTGATGGTCACCGGGAGCGAGTCCTGA